One Ananas comosus cultivar F153 linkage group 1, ASM154086v1, whole genome shotgun sequence DNA window includes the following coding sequences:
- the LOC109707326 gene encoding adenylyl-sulfate kinase 3-like isoform X3, with the protein MQVMENLVRTTVGMSTNIVWHECSIGKLERQNLLMQKGCVIWITGFSGSGKSTLASMLNRQLHCRGHVSYVLDGDNLRHGLNKDLSFKAEDRAENICRVVAKLFADAGVICTASLISPYRRDRDACRALVPDSMFIEVFMDVPLKVCEERDPKGLYKLARAGKIKGFTGIDDPYEPPMDCEIVIQLKDGKYQTPKAMAEQVVTYLEENGYLKA; encoded by the exons CAACAAACATCGTATGGCATGAGTGTTCGATTGGTAAACTTGAGAGGCAAAATCTATTGATGCAAAAAGGATGTGTCATATGGATCACAGGTTTCAGTGGTTCAG GAAAAAGCACTCTTGCATCCATGCTTAACCGACAGTTGCATTGCAGAGGACATGTTTCTTATGTCCTTGATG GTGACAATCTTAGACATGGTCTAAACAAAGATCTGAGTTTCAAAGCAGAGGATCGTGCAGAAAACATATGCAGAGTTG TAGCAAAGCTTTTTGCGGATGCTGGTGTAATATGCACGGCCAGTTTGATCTCTCCATACAGAAGAGACCGAGATGCTTGCCGTGCTCTAGTGCCCGATTCTATGTTTATTGAA GTTTTCATGGATGTGCCCCTGAAGGTTTGTGAAGAAAGGGATCCAAAAGGCTTGTATAAACTAGCACGCGCAGGAAAGATCAAAG GTTTTACTGGAATAGATGATCCATATGAGCCACCCATGGATTGTGAG ATAGTAATACAGTTGAAAGACGGAAAATACCAGACCCCTAAAGCTATGGCTGAACAAGTAGTCACTTACCTCGAAGAGAATGGATATTTGAAGGCATAG
- the LOC109707326 gene encoding adenylyl-sulfate kinase 3-like isoform X2 → MQVMENLVRTTVGMSTNIVWHECSIGKLERQNLLMQKGCVIWITGFSVSGKSTLASMLNRQLHCRGHVSYVLDGDNLRHGLNKDLSFKAEDRAENICRVGEVAKLFADAGVICTASLISPYRRDRDACRALVPDSMFIEVFMDVPLKVCEERDPKGLYKLARAGKIKGFTGIDDPYEPPMDCEIVIQLKDGKYQTPKAMAEQVVTYLEENGYLKA, encoded by the exons CAACAAACATCGTATGGCATGAGTGTTCGATTGGTAAACTTGAGAGGCAAAATCTATTGATGCAAAAAGGATGTGTCATATGGATCACAGGTTTCAGTG TTTCAGGAAAAAGCACTCTTGCATCCATGCTTAACCGACAGTTGCATTGCAGAGGACATGTTTCTTATGTCCTTGATG GTGACAATCTTAGACATGGTCTAAACAAAGATCTGAGTTTCAAAGCAGAGGATCGTGCAGAAAACATATGCAGAGTTG GGGAAGTAGCAAAGCTTTTTGCGGATGCTGGTGTAATATGCACGGCCAGTTTGATCTCTCCATACAGAAGAGACCGAGATGCTTGCCGTGCTCTAGTGCCCGATTCTATGTTTATTGAA GTTTTCATGGATGTGCCCCTGAAGGTTTGTGAAGAAAGGGATCCAAAAGGCTTGTATAAACTAGCACGCGCAGGAAAGATCAAAG GTTTTACTGGAATAGATGATCCATATGAGCCACCCATGGATTGTGAG ATAGTAATACAGTTGAAAGACGGAAAATACCAGACCCCTAAAGCTATGGCTGAACAAGTAGTCACTTACCTCGAAGAGAATGGATATTTGAAGGCATAG
- the LOC109707326 gene encoding adenylyl-sulfate kinase 3-like isoform X6 codes for MQVMENLVRTTVGMSTNIVWHECSIGKLERQNLLMQKGCVIWITGFSGSGKSTLASMLNRQLHCRGHVSYVLDGDNLRHGLNKDLSFKAEDRAENICRVGEVAKLFADAGVICTASLISPYRRDRDACRALVPDSMFIEVFMDVPLKVCEERDPKGLYKLARAGFTGIDDPYEPPMDCEIVIQLKDGKYQTPKAMAEQVVTYLEENGYLKA; via the exons CAACAAACATCGTATGGCATGAGTGTTCGATTGGTAAACTTGAGAGGCAAAATCTATTGATGCAAAAAGGATGTGTCATATGGATCACAGGTTTCAGTGGTTCAG GAAAAAGCACTCTTGCATCCATGCTTAACCGACAGTTGCATTGCAGAGGACATGTTTCTTATGTCCTTGATG GTGACAATCTTAGACATGGTCTAAACAAAGATCTGAGTTTCAAAGCAGAGGATCGTGCAGAAAACATATGCAGAGTTG GGGAAGTAGCAAAGCTTTTTGCGGATGCTGGTGTAATATGCACGGCCAGTTTGATCTCTCCATACAGAAGAGACCGAGATGCTTGCCGTGCTCTAGTGCCCGATTCTATGTTTATTGAA GTTTTCATGGATGTGCCCCTGAAGGTTTGTGAAGAAAGGGATCCAAAAGGCTTGTATAAACTAGCACG CGCAGGTTTTACTGGAATAGATGATCCATATGAGCCACCCATGGATTGTGAG ATAGTAATACAGTTGAAAGACGGAAAATACCAGACCCCTAAAGCTATGGCTGAACAAGTAGTCACTTACCTCGAAGAGAATGGATATTTGAAGGCATAG
- the LOC109707326 gene encoding adenylyl-sulfate kinase 3-like isoform X1 translates to MQVMENLVRTTVGMSTNIVWHECSIGKLERQNLLMQKGCVIWITGFSGSGKSTLASMLNRQLHCRGHVSYVLDGDNLRHGLNKDLSFKAEDRAENICRVGEVAKLFADAGVICTASLISPYRRDRDACRALVPDSMFIEVFMDVPLKVCEERDPKGLYKLARAGKIKGFTGIDDPYEPPMDCEIVIQLKDGKYQTPKAMAEQVVTYLEENGYLKA, encoded by the exons CAACAAACATCGTATGGCATGAGTGTTCGATTGGTAAACTTGAGAGGCAAAATCTATTGATGCAAAAAGGATGTGTCATATGGATCACAGGTTTCAGTGGTTCAG GAAAAAGCACTCTTGCATCCATGCTTAACCGACAGTTGCATTGCAGAGGACATGTTTCTTATGTCCTTGATG GTGACAATCTTAGACATGGTCTAAACAAAGATCTGAGTTTCAAAGCAGAGGATCGTGCAGAAAACATATGCAGAGTTG GGGAAGTAGCAAAGCTTTTTGCGGATGCTGGTGTAATATGCACGGCCAGTTTGATCTCTCCATACAGAAGAGACCGAGATGCTTGCCGTGCTCTAGTGCCCGATTCTATGTTTATTGAA GTTTTCATGGATGTGCCCCTGAAGGTTTGTGAAGAAAGGGATCCAAAAGGCTTGTATAAACTAGCACGCGCAGGAAAGATCAAAG GTTTTACTGGAATAGATGATCCATATGAGCCACCCATGGATTGTGAG ATAGTAATACAGTTGAAAGACGGAAAATACCAGACCCCTAAAGCTATGGCTGAACAAGTAGTCACTTACCTCGAAGAGAATGGATATTTGAAGGCATAG
- the LOC109707326 gene encoding adenylyl-sulfate kinase 3-like isoform X5, translating to MQVMENLVRTTVGMSTNIVWHECSIGKLERQNLLMQKGCVIWITGFSGSGKSTLASMLNRQLHCRGHVSYVLDGDNLRHGLNKDLSFKAEDRAENICRVGEVAKLFADAGVICTASLISPYRRDRDACRALVPDSMFIEVFMDVPLKVCEERDPKGLYKLARAGFTGIDDPYEPPMDCEIVIQLKDGKYQTPKAMAEQVVTYLEENGYLKA from the exons CAACAAACATCGTATGGCATGAGTGTTCGATTGGTAAACTTGAGAGGCAAAATCTATTGATGCAAAAAGGATGTGTCATATGGATCACAGGTTTCAGTGGTTCAG GAAAAAGCACTCTTGCATCCATGCTTAACCGACAGTTGCATTGCAGAGGACATGTTTCTTATGTCCTTGATG GTGACAATCTTAGACATGGTCTAAACAAAGATCTGAGTTTCAAAGCAGAGGATCGTGCAGAAAACATATGCAGAGTTG GGGAAGTAGCAAAGCTTTTTGCGGATGCTGGTGTAATATGCACGGCCAGTTTGATCTCTCCATACAGAAGAGACCGAGATGCTTGCCGTGCTCTAGTGCCCGATTCTATGTTTATTGAA GTTTTCATGGATGTGCCCCTGAAGGTTTGTGAAGAAAGGGATCCAAAAGGCTTGTATAAACTAGCACGCGCAG GTTTTACTGGAATAGATGATCCATATGAGCCACCCATGGATTGTGAG ATAGTAATACAGTTGAAAGACGGAAAATACCAGACCCCTAAAGCTATGGCTGAACAAGTAGTCACTTACCTCGAAGAGAATGGATATTTGAAGGCATAG
- the LOC109707326 gene encoding adenylyl-sulfate kinase 3-like isoform X7: MQVMENLVRTTVGMSTNIVWHECSIGKLERQNLLMQKGCVIWITGFSGSGKSTLASMLNRQLHCRGHVSYVLDGDNLRHGLNKDLSFKAEDRAENICRVGFTGIDDPYEPPMDCEIVIQLKDGKYQTPKAMAEQVVTYLEENGYLKA, translated from the exons CAACAAACATCGTATGGCATGAGTGTTCGATTGGTAAACTTGAGAGGCAAAATCTATTGATGCAAAAAGGATGTGTCATATGGATCACAGGTTTCAGTGGTTCAG GAAAAAGCACTCTTGCATCCATGCTTAACCGACAGTTGCATTGCAGAGGACATGTTTCTTATGTCCTTGATG GTGACAATCTTAGACATGGTCTAAACAAAGATCTGAGTTTCAAAGCAGAGGATCGTGCAGAAAACATATGCAGAGTTG GTTTTACTGGAATAGATGATCCATATGAGCCACCCATGGATTGTGAG ATAGTAATACAGTTGAAAGACGGAAAATACCAGACCCCTAAAGCTATGGCTGAACAAGTAGTCACTTACCTCGAAGAGAATGGATATTTGAAGGCATAG
- the LOC109707326 gene encoding adenylyl-sulfate kinase 3-like isoform X4 has translation MQVMENLVRTTVGMSTNIVWHECSIGKLERQNLLMQKGCVIWITGFSGSGKSTLASMLNRQLHCRGHVSYVLDGDNLRHGLNKDLSFKAEDRAENICRVAKLFADAGVICTASLISPYRRDRDACRALVPDSMFIEVFMDVPLKVCEERDPKGLYKLARAGKIKGFTGIDDPYEPPMDCEIVIQLKDGKYQTPKAMAEQVVTYLEENGYLKA, from the exons CAACAAACATCGTATGGCATGAGTGTTCGATTGGTAAACTTGAGAGGCAAAATCTATTGATGCAAAAAGGATGTGTCATATGGATCACAGGTTTCAGTGGTTCAG GAAAAAGCACTCTTGCATCCATGCTTAACCGACAGTTGCATTGCAGAGGACATGTTTCTTATGTCCTTGATG GTGACAATCTTAGACATGGTCTAAACAAAGATCTGAGTTTCAAAGCAGAGGATCGTGCAGAAAACATATGCAGAGTTG CAAAGCTTTTTGCGGATGCTGGTGTAATATGCACGGCCAGTTTGATCTCTCCATACAGAAGAGACCGAGATGCTTGCCGTGCTCTAGTGCCCGATTCTATGTTTATTGAA GTTTTCATGGATGTGCCCCTGAAGGTTTGTGAAGAAAGGGATCCAAAAGGCTTGTATAAACTAGCACGCGCAGGAAAGATCAAAG GTTTTACTGGAATAGATGATCCATATGAGCCACCCATGGATTGTGAG ATAGTAATACAGTTGAAAGACGGAAAATACCAGACCCCTAAAGCTATGGCTGAACAAGTAGTCACTTACCTCGAAGAGAATGGATATTTGAAGGCATAG
- the LOC109718924 gene encoding arabinosyltransferase RRA2-like → MAGRREGPLMRGGAPPPSRGSRIAMAIAVGILLGCVFAFLYPDGFFLHSSGSASSYLRTIKVGSCESSERVNSLKSELASLSEKNSELKKQIKELTLRLQSAGIDTLPIKAGPFGTVKAIRTNPTVTPDESVNPRLAKILKEVAVKKELIVALANSNVREMLEFWFTNIKRVGIPNYLVVALDENIENFCRSNKVPVYRRDPDEGIDSIAKTGQNHAVSALKFHILREFLQLGYSVLLSDIDIVYLQNPFDHLYRDSDVESMSDGHDNMTAYGYNDVFDEPSMGWSRYAHTMRIWVYNSGFFYIRPTIPSIELLDRVAYRLSHEPKSWDQAVFNEELAFPSRPGRDGLYAARRTMDIYLFMNSKVLFKTVRKDPKLRTLKPVIVHLNYHPDKLERMKAVVEFYVNGKKNALENFPDGSA, encoded by the exons ATGGCGGGGCGGCGGGAGGGCCCGCTGATGCGGGGGggcgcgccgccgccctcgcgcGGATCCCGCATCGCCATGGCCATCGCCGTGGGGATCCTCCTCGGCTGCGTCTTCGCCTTCCTCTACCCCGATGGTTTCTTCCTCCACTCCTCTGGTTCCGCTTCCTCCTACCTCCGCACCATCAAG GTTGGTAGTTGTGAATCATCAGAGAGAGTTAATTCCTTAAAGTCCGAGTTGGCATCATTATCAGAAAAGAATTCAGAATTGAAAAAGCAGATTAAGGAGCTTACTTTGAGGCTTCAATCAGCTGGAATAGATACACTTCCCATCAAGGCGGGTCCATTTGGTACTGTGAAGGCTATTAGAACAAACCCGACCGTAACTCCTGATGAATCTGTGAACCCCAGACTGGCCAAAATACTCAAAGAGGTAGCCGTGAAGAAGGAGCTTATAGTTGCCCTCGCAAATTCCAACGTGAGAGAAATGCTTGAATTTTGGTTTACCAATATAAAAAGAGTCGGTATACCAAATTACCTAGTCGTGGCGCTGGATGAGAATATAGAAAACTTTTGTAGATCAAATAAGGTTCCTGTTTATAGAAGGGATCCAGATGAGGGCATCGACTCCATTGCAAAGACAGGTCAAAACCATGCAGTTTCTGCATTAAAATTTCACATTCTGAGGGAATTTTTGCAGCTTGGGTACAGTGTTCTTCTCTCTGATATCGATATAGTTTACTTGCAAAACCCATTCGATCACCTTTACAGGGATTCTGATGTGGAATCGATGAGTGACGGTCACGATAATATGACAGCCTATGGTTATAATGACGTCTTTGATGAGCCTTCGATGGGTTGGTCAAGATATGCTCATACTATGCGGATTTGGGTTTACAATTCCGGATTTTTCTACATAAGACCCACCATCCCCTCAATCGAGCTTTTGGACCGAGTAGCTTATCGGTTATCTCATGAGCCGAAATCATGGGATCAAGCGGTGTTTAACGAAGAGCTCGCTTTCCCCTCCCGTCCAGGACGTGATGGCCTTTATGCAGCAAGGAGAACAATGGATATATATCTCTTCATGAACAGCAAAGTTCTGTTTAAAACCGTTAGGAAGGATCCTAAGCTGCGCACGTTGAAACCAGTGATTGTTCATTTGAATTACCATCCGGATAAGTTAGAGAGGATGAAAGCTGTCGTGGAGTTTTATGTCAATGGAAAGAAAAACGCGCTCGAAAACTTCCCAGATGGGTCAGCATGA
- the LOC109713956 gene encoding mechanosensitive ion channel protein 3, chloroplastic-like has translation MAAGASFHLFHEVGIIRKLRRIDQFKPSEVKSWRHLPNDSFSSCALRQDIWSLSISDRVHRPIVCMPYRYNALTCRSFALPTSLMESPIVKCTSSALTRSCKTLLASPTAVQLAPAIGIIAFAVWGLIPLIRNINSLFHNEGNWKKSKAYYVSASYIQPLLLWAGAMLVCRALDPVALPSEASQAVKLRLLNFVRSLSTVLAFAYCLSSLIQQTQKFFMETNATDDTRNMGFQFAGKAVYTAVWVAAFSLFMELLGFSTQKWITAGGLGTVLLTLAGREIFTNFLSSVMIHATRPFVVNEWIQTKIEGYEVSGTVEHVGWWSPTIVRGDDREAVHIPNHKFTVSVVRNLSQKTHWRIKTHLAISHLDVSKINIIVADMRKVLAKNPQIEQQRLHRRVFLENVDPENQALLILVSCFVKTSRFEEYLCVKEAILLDLLRVISHHRARLATPIRTVQKIYGDANLENIPYAETIFSRSSAAANRPFLLVEPLRKINGEDKAKTRQTPREEQTPKTSAPQDPKVSPSGKHQQKKPNSGDNQPKNSTNDPPSKESLDSDTKSEAVTEQVDINSTVPPVKIRSEGEMVNAKSEGERVNTKSEPERVNTVGEAVRVNASNEAERMNTKSEVERVNAKNEVVNTKGEVERMNAKGEAERMSTKSEFERVNAKNEAVNTKSEDEWVNAKVEAERITKSEVERVNVISESERSSAKSESERASAKSEAERASAKSEAERVNTKSEDERVNNPTSSGGRPVFEDNIVLGVALEGSKRTLPIEEGMSAGSNSSDTNEQDKTGPSPPIKDKGQIPAVPGQAKVDQRDQAR, from the exons ATGGCTGCTGGAGCTTCCTTTCATTTGTTCCATGAAGTGGGGATCATAAGAAAGCTTCGCCGAATAGACCAATTTAAG CCCTCAGAAGTGAAGAGCTGGCGCCACTTGCCTAATGATTCTTTTTCTTCATGTGCCTTG AGGCAGGATATTTGGAGCCTCAGTATATCAGATAGGGTCCATAGGCCGATCGTTTGTATGCCTTACAGATATAATGCTCTGACGTGTCGATCTTTTGCTCTACCAACTTCTTTGATGGAGAGCCCTATAGTAAAGTGCACCTCTTCAGCATTAACTAG GTCATGTAAGACTTTGCTTGCAAGCCCTACCGCTGTGCAATTAGCTCCTGCAATTGGAATCATTGCTTTTGCTGTGTGGGGACTCATTCCTTTGATCCGTAACATCAATAGCCTCTTTCAT AATGAGGGTAACTGGAAAAAGAGTAAAGCATATTATGTTTCTGCCTCCTATATTCAACCTTTGTTACTTTGGGCTGGAGCAATGCTTGTTTGCAG GGCATTGGATCCAGTTGCTCTTCCTTCAGAAGCCAGCCAAGCGGTCAAATTGCGTCTTCTGAATTTTGTTAGATCGTTATCAACTGTCCTGGCCTTTGCCTACTGTCTGTCAAG CCTGATTCAGCAAACACAGAAGTTCTTCATGGAGACAAATGCCACTGATGATACTAGAAAT ATGGGTTTCCAATTTGCTGGAAAAGCTGTGTATACTGCTGTTTGGGTTGCTGCTTTTTCTTTATTCATGGAGTTGCTGGGGTTCTCCACCCAGAAATGGATCACTGCTGGAGGTCTTGGTACAGTTCTGCTGACTCTTGCTGGTCGTGAG ATTTTCACCAACTTTCTCTCAAGTGTTATGATCCATGCAACGCGGCCATTTGTAGTAAATGAATGGATTCAAACTAAGATCGAGGGCTATGAAGTTTCTGGTACCGTCGAG CATGTTGGTTGGTGGTCTCCAACTATTGTAAGAGGTGATGATCGTGAAGCAGTCCATATTCCTAACCACAAATTTACAGTTAGCGTCGTGAGGAATCTCAGTCAAAAGACTCACTGGCGTATTAAGACCCATCTTGCAATTAGCCACCTGGATGTTAGCAAAATTAAT ATCATTGTAGCTGATATGAGGAAAGTCTTGGCTAAAAATCCTCAGATAGAGCAACAGAGATTGCACAGAAGAGTATTCTTGGAGAATGTTGATCCGGAAAATCAAGCTCTTTTG ATTCTCGTTTCTTGTTTTGTGAAGACTTCACGTTTTGAAGAGTACCTCTGTGTTAAG GAAGCAATTCTATTAGATCTCCTCAGAGTAATCAGCCATCACCGAGCAAGGCTGGCCACTCCAATCCGTACGGTGCAGAAAATATACGGTGACGCCAACCTGGAGAACATTCCCTATGCAGAGACCATCTTCTCCCGTTCGAGTGCTGCCGCCAACCGACCATTCCTTCTGGTCGAACCATTGCGGAAAATCAACGGTGAGGATAAAGCCAAAACCCGTCAAACACCTCGTGAAGAGCAAACGCCAAAAACTAGTGCACCGCAAGACCCCAAAGTAAGTCCATCGGGTAAACATCAACAAAAGAAACCAAATTCAGGAGATAATCAGCCTAAGAACTCTACAAATGATCCTCCCTCTAAGGAAAGCTTGGACTCCGATACCAAGAGTGAGGCTGTAACTGAGCAAGTTGATATTAATAGTACTGTTCCTCCGGTTAAGATTAGGAGTGAGGGTGAAATGGTGAATGCCAAGAGTGAGGGTGAAAGGGTGAATACTAAGAGTGAGCCCGAAAGGGTGAATACCGTGGGTGAGGCTGTAAGGGTGAATGCTAGTAATGAGGCAGAAAGGATGAATACCAAAAGTGAGGTTGAAAGGGTGAATGCTAAGAATGAGGTGGTGAATACTAAGGGCGAGGTCGAAAGGATGAATGCTAAAGGTGAGGCCGAAAGAATGAGTACCAAGAGTGAGTTTGAAAGGGTGAATGCCAAGAATGAGGCGGTGAATACTAAGAGTGAGGACGAATGGGTGAATGCTAAAGTTGAGGCCGAAAGAATTACTAAGAGTGAGGTTGAAAGGGTGAATGTTATAAGTGAGTCCGAAAGGTCTAGTGCTAAGAGTGAGTCCGAAAGGGCGAGTGCTAAGAGTGAGGCTGAAAGGGCGAGTGCTAAGAGTGAGGCCGAAAGGGTGAATACTAAGAGTGAAGACGAAAGGGTGAATAATCCCACATCTTCAGGTGGGAGGCCCGTCTTTGAGGACAATATTGTACTTGGTGTAGCCCTAGAAGGTTCGAAGCGGACTCTTCCTATTGAAGAAGGGATGAGTGCAGGATCTAATTCATCGGATACAAATGAGCAGGATAAGACTGGGCCTTCTCCGCCTATTAAGGACAAGGGTCAAATTCCAGCCGTTCCTGGCCAAGCGAAGGTTGACCAGAGGGATCAAGCGAGGTGA